A single region of the Oenococcus kitaharae DSM 17330 genome encodes:
- the queA gene encoding tRNA preQ1(34) S-adenosylmethionine ribosyltransferase-isomerase QueA — translation MTEEKTPHYTLSDFDYDLPKELIAQTPLKQRDSSRMLVLNADSGAYEDKHFYDILDYLNPGDALVMNNSRVIPARLHGWRPDTKGHVEVLLLRQDHGDVWETLIKPAKKFPIGSTIDFGDENQTVMTGEVVGELEHGGRYVEFHYDGIFMELLDKLGEMPLPPYIKEKLADQERYQTVYSKVEGSAAAPTAGLHWTPELLDKVRAKGVKTIELTLHVGLGTFRPVEEEDIDHHKMHSEFYQLSQRAADEINQVRKQGGKIVATGTTTIRTLETIGHKFNGDQYGQELKADSGWTDIFIKPGFKWTTVDAFITNFHLPKSTLVMLVAAFTGRENILNAYAHAIKEKYRFFSFGDAMFIHR, via the coding sequence ATGACTGAAGAAAAAACACCACACTACACTTTGAGCGATTTTGATTATGATCTGCCCAAAGAATTAATCGCCCAGACACCCTTAAAGCAGCGTGACAGCTCCCGCATGCTGGTTTTAAACGCTGACAGTGGTGCTTATGAGGACAAACATTTTTATGACATTCTTGATTATTTAAATCCCGGTGATGCTTTGGTGATGAATAATTCGCGTGTGATTCCTGCACGCTTGCACGGCTGGCGTCCTGATACGAAAGGGCATGTGGAGGTCTTGTTATTGCGTCAGGATCACGGTGATGTTTGGGAGACATTGATCAAGCCAGCCAAAAAATTTCCAATCGGTTCGACAATTGATTTTGGTGACGAAAATCAGACGGTCATGACTGGTGAAGTTGTAGGCGAACTCGAGCACGGCGGACGTTATGTTGAATTTCATTATGATGGCATTTTCATGGAATTACTGGATAAATTAGGCGAGATGCCCTTGCCGCCATACATTAAAGAAAAACTAGCTGACCAGGAACGTTATCAGACAGTCTATTCCAAAGTCGAAGGTTCTGCCGCTGCACCAACTGCCGGCCTTCATTGGACGCCGGAACTACTGGATAAAGTCCGTGCCAAGGGTGTTAAGACGATTGAACTAACTTTGCACGTTGGCTTAGGAACTTTTCGTCCAGTCGAAGAAGAAGATATCGATCATCACAAGATGCACTCGGAATTCTATCAGTTGAGTCAGCGGGCAGCCGATGAAATCAATCAGGTCCGCAAGCAAGGCGGAAAAATTGTTGCTACGGGAACTACCACGATTCGGACTTTGGAGACCATTGGCCATAAATTTAATGGCGATCAATATGGACAGGAATTAAAAGCTGATTCTGGCTGGACCGATATTTTCATCAAACCCGGTTTTAAATGGACAACTGTCGATGCCTTTATTACGAATTTCCACTTGCCTAAATCGACCTTAGTCATGCTGGTCGCTGCCTTTACAGGTCGGGAAAACATTTTGAACGCCTATGCCCACGCGATTAAAGAAAAATATCGTTTCTTCTCATTTGGCGATGCGATGTTCATTCACAGATAA
- a CDS encoding choloylglycine hydrolase family protein yields the protein MCTSIFQTAENGQHLFSRTMDWEGLYAFPTFLSRNYQWRSAFDGKTYNSRYALIGSGHAVADRADISDGVNERGLSVQKLTFSAGKDHFAQSRKADRTQIAPFEFPLWAMTQFDSVASLLAALPTLEIMNDQEAVREYGEADLHFAAADPTGRFVIIEPLSMPMRVIENPLGVVTNAGDFQKEAAKLADYMTLLPEYAAGRLPYNLQHVSTGDFSGKKQFPGGYTPSARFIRAAYLKERMTAAADEQHQLVAAWHILNAVTVPKMPARSQTYTVYRSAVALESKTLYYESYDSQQIYKIVLDDHLAAQTKAISFEKQIRDFHVQSLD from the coding sequence ATGTGCACATCGATTTTCCAAACAGCTGAAAATGGCCAGCATTTGTTTTCTCGGACGATGGATTGGGAAGGCCTATATGCTTTTCCAACGTTTTTATCGCGCAACTATCAGTGGCGCTCTGCTTTTGATGGGAAAACCTACAATTCCCGCTATGCCTTAATTGGCAGCGGTCATGCAGTTGCCGACCGTGCCGATATTTCTGATGGCGTCAATGAGCGCGGGTTATCAGTCCAGAAACTCACTTTTTCAGCCGGTAAAGATCATTTTGCTCAGAGCCGTAAAGCTGATCGTACACAAATTGCGCCTTTTGAGTTTCCTTTGTGGGCCATGACACAGTTTGATTCGGTCGCCTCCTTGCTGGCAGCTTTGCCGACATTGGAAATTATGAATGATCAAGAAGCTGTCCGTGAGTATGGAGAGGCTGATCTTCATTTTGCCGCGGCTGATCCGACTGGCCGTTTTGTGATTATCGAGCCCTTAAGCATGCCGATGCGCGTGATTGAAAACCCACTAGGCGTTGTGACGAATGCCGGTGATTTTCAAAAAGAGGCTGCTAAACTAGCTGATTATATGACACTGCTTCCGGAATATGCAGCTGGTCGGCTGCCATATAATTTGCAGCACGTATCGACTGGTGATTTTTCCGGAAAAAAGCAGTTTCCCGGCGGTTATACACCCAGTGCCAGATTCATTCGCGCAGCTTATTTAAAAGAACGCATGACGGCAGCTGCAGACGAACAGCATCAGCTAGTCGCAGCTTGGCATATTTTAAATGCTGTGACTGTGCCGAAAATGCCAGCTCGTTCGCAGACTTACACAGTTTACCGTTCGGCAGTCGCACTTGAATCAAAAACACTTTATTATGAAAGCTACGATAGTCAGCAAATTTACAAAATCGTTTTGGATGATCATTTGGCAGCTCAGACAAAAGCGATATCTTTTGAAAAACAAATTCGTGATTTTCATGTACAATCATTGGATTAG
- the hisS gene encoding histidine--tRNA ligase yields MSEKLFQKPKGTADLLPSVQPIWQKITAIAKEIFEHRYNFGRIDTPLFENYDIFERTSGDSSDVVSKEMYDFYDKGKRRMALRPEGTAGVVRAYVENKLYGPEYEKPVNLYYLESMFRYERPQAGRMREFHQLGAESFGSDSPFLDAQVIQMAIDFFQAFKLTNLLVKINSLGNDASRAAFRQALVDYLSQYEEQLSQDSKVRLKTNPLRILDSKDANDQKLLVGAPQILDYLDQDSKDRFKQVTDALDAFGVNYEIDEKLVRGLDYYNNTIFEIETQDPKLKSAATICGGGRYSGMVEEFGGPDTPAIGFGIGLERLITLIGEVEERDQVDVYIVQTDSSVSAFANLLAKRLRETFHFSVLLDYTNRSMKSQFRSADRTKASYSIVIGDQEVQSKELTLKKMADGSQKKVLLDNLRIEDFS; encoded by the coding sequence ATGTCTGAGAAACTTTTTCAAAAACCTAAAGGGACGGCGGACCTGCTTCCGTCTGTCCAGCCGATTTGGCAAAAAATTACAGCTATTGCAAAGGAAATCTTCGAACACCGATATAATTTCGGCCGTATTGATACACCTTTATTTGAAAATTACGATATTTTTGAGCGGACATCTGGTGATTCATCCGATGTTGTCAGTAAGGAAATGTATGATTTTTACGATAAAGGCAAACGGCGGATGGCTTTGCGTCCGGAAGGGACTGCCGGTGTTGTCCGTGCCTACGTGGAAAATAAATTGTACGGACCTGAATATGAAAAGCCGGTAAATCTGTATTATCTGGAATCGATGTTTCGTTATGAACGGCCGCAAGCTGGGAGAATGCGGGAATTTCATCAACTCGGAGCAGAAAGCTTTGGATCGGATTCGCCATTTTTGGACGCGCAAGTGATTCAAATGGCAATTGATTTCTTCCAGGCTTTTAAGCTGACCAACTTATTGGTCAAGATTAATTCGCTGGGAAACGATGCCTCGCGTGCAGCTTTTCGTCAGGCTTTGGTCGATTACTTAAGTCAATATGAGGAACAGTTGAGCCAGGATTCGAAAGTCCGTTTGAAGACCAATCCTTTAAGGATTTTGGATTCAAAAGATGCCAATGATCAAAAGCTGCTCGTTGGTGCGCCGCAGATCTTGGATTATCTCGATCAGGATTCTAAAGACCGTTTCAAACAAGTGACGGATGCGCTAGATGCTTTTGGTGTTAATTATGAAATTGATGAGAAGCTGGTTCGTGGTTTGGATTACTATAACAACACGATTTTTGAAATTGAGACTCAGGATCCAAAACTCAAATCAGCAGCTACGATTTGTGGCGGCGGCCGTTATTCGGGGATGGTCGAAGAATTTGGCGGTCCGGATACACCGGCGATTGGTTTCGGCATCGGTCTGGAACGTTTGATTACTTTAATTGGCGAAGTCGAAGAGCGAGATCAGGTGGATGTTTATATCGTACAGACGGATTCCTCTGTGAGTGCTTTTGCTAATTTGTTGGCAAAACGTCTGCGTGAGACTTTTCATTTTTCTGTCCTGCTGGACTATACGAACCGCTCGATGAAATCGCAATTCCGGTCTGCTGATCGGACTAAAGCGAGCTATTCGATTGTGATTGGCGATCAAGAAGTGCAGAGCAAAGAATTGACATTGAAAAAGATGGCTGATGGCAGTCAGAAAAAAGTATTATTGGATAATTTAAGAATTGAGGATTTTTCATGA
- a CDS encoding N-acetylmuramoyl-L-alanine amidase, which produces MLKQILKKPVPLLISAGFVFACALLIMSLYATDSPTLKIFSSANTIRLQAARTVVRNGPGPMYDQLAILPRNQRLTVLNRAHGWLQVRIGARGDEGWIAGWHLDNSSTSGTTDRMAEATIVLDAGHGGSDPGSLAVDGTTDPRYFEKTYTLKTVRQIRDALASTGARVILTRNSDRLLWPLSKITDISKKYHADAFISIHYDNFQVANAASGVTEYYYHRDTSNSYELANTIKDHFTNLPIANRGAQFGDFYVIRESYLPSVLLEMGYLNNTNDFQYIQSDSYRQTVANDLRNALEDWFNNVQPKLKKTE; this is translated from the coding sequence GTGCTGAAACAAATTTTAAAAAAACCAGTACCTTTACTTATCTCTGCCGGCTTTGTTTTTGCTTGCGCGCTGCTAATCATGTCCTTGTATGCGACTGATTCGCCAACACTTAAAATTTTTTCTAGCGCCAACACAATCCGCTTACAAGCCGCACGTACGGTTGTAAGAAACGGTCCTGGGCCCATGTATGATCAGCTGGCCATCCTACCTCGTAATCAGCGTCTAACCGTCCTAAATCGGGCACATGGCTGGCTGCAGGTACGAATTGGTGCCAGAGGTGATGAAGGCTGGATTGCTGGTTGGCATTTGGACAACAGTAGTACCAGCGGCACAACTGATCGAATGGCAGAGGCGACCATTGTACTAGATGCCGGGCATGGCGGGTCCGATCCGGGATCTTTGGCTGTCGACGGTACAACAGATCCCAGATATTTTGAGAAAACATATACTTTAAAGACCGTCCGTCAAATTCGAGATGCCCTAGCATCAACAGGTGCTCGTGTTATTTTGACACGCAACAGTGATCGTTTGCTCTGGCCTTTATCCAAGATCACAGATATTTCTAAAAAGTATCATGCTGACGCTTTTATCAGTATTCATTACGATAATTTCCAAGTAGCAAACGCGGCGTCAGGCGTCACCGAATATTATTATCATCGAGATACAAGCAATTCCTATGAATTAGCAAATACTATTAAGGATCATTTTACCAATTTACCAATTGCCAACCGCGGTGCGCAATTTGGCGATTTCTATGTGATTCGAGAAAGTTATCTGCCTTCAGTCCTATTGGAAATGGGTTATTTAAATAATACTAATGATTTCCAGTACATCCAGTCCGACAGTTACCGGCAAACAGTGGCTAATGACCTAAGAAACGCCTTAGAAGATTGGTTTAATAATGTCCAACCGAAATTAAAGAAGACCGAATAA
- a CDS encoding zinc-binding alcohol dehydrogenase family protein has translation MNNHISNQVRQAAKNLVSEKQTAYSFNPKLPIPQEGAIFKKEIGLPAIGEHDIFVQVQAVSVNPVDGKLRTVTNPKKVAVLGYDAFGKVLQVGKSVTRFHVGDLAYYAGTTARNGSNEQYQSVDERLAGHPAQKLTATQSAAMPLTSLTAYEILVDHLGLDFQSKSAQGSKMLVINGAGGVGSILVQMAAYLGIEVSVTAHSEASINWLKQYPIDRIYDYQDLNENLADQKFDYIVFLYNPAPYWQTAIGHIKPYGRLVSIVGTETPLNMGPLKNIAAQFSWEYMFAKSDFNHDPLSQGQALDEVALLLDAGVLKSTLNQTFDHLSAGNLIQAYAPLDSGKTQGKIVLTAPFQ, from the coding sequence ATGAATAATCATATTTCAAATCAAGTTCGGCAGGCTGCTAAGAATCTTGTTTCGGAAAAACAAACTGCCTATTCTTTTAATCCTAAATTGCCTATTCCACAAGAAGGTGCTATTTTCAAAAAGGAAATCGGCCTGCCTGCTATTGGCGAGCATGATATTTTTGTCCAGGTGCAAGCAGTTTCTGTGAATCCCGTGGATGGCAAATTACGTACTGTCACAAATCCAAAAAAAGTTGCCGTTCTTGGTTACGATGCTTTTGGAAAAGTCCTTCAAGTCGGTAAAAGCGTCACACGCTTTCATGTTGGCGATCTGGCTTACTATGCAGGAACAACGGCCAGAAACGGCAGCAATGAACAATATCAGTCTGTTGATGAACGTCTGGCAGGCCATCCAGCTCAAAAACTGACCGCAACGCAATCAGCTGCTATGCCGTTAACCAGTCTGACTGCTTACGAAATTTTGGTTGACCATTTGGGGCTTGATTTTCAAAGCAAGTCGGCGCAAGGCAGCAAAATGCTGGTGATTAACGGTGCTGGCGGCGTAGGCTCGATTTTGGTACAGATGGCAGCCTATTTAGGCATTGAAGTGTCTGTCACTGCCCATTCGGAAGCTTCGATAAATTGGCTCAAACAATACCCGATTGACCGAATTTACGATTATCAGGATTTGAATGAGAATTTAGCCGACCAAAAGTTTGATTACATTGTTTTCCTGTATAACCCGGCGCCATATTGGCAGACAGCAATCGGACACATCAAGCCTTACGGCAGGCTGGTTTCAATCGTTGGGACAGAAACACCTCTAAATATGGGTCCCTTGAAGAATATTGCTGCCCAATTTAGTTGGGAATATATGTTTGCAAAGTCGGATTTCAATCACGATCCCTTGAGCCAAGGGCAAGCTCTGGACGAAGTAGCGCTGCTGTTAGATGCTGGTGTTTTAAAATCAACTTTGAATCAGACTTTTGATCATTTGAGTGCTGGCAACTTGATTCAAGCCTATGCACCGCTGGATTCAGGAAAAACACAAGGAAAGATTGTCTTAACGGCACCTTTCCAATAA
- the lepA gene encoding translation elongation factor 4, with translation MSSLEKQLDRQKHIRNFSIVAHIDHGKSTIADRILEMTHTVAERQMKAQILDDMPLERERGITIKMNAVEVHYDAKDGQRYIFHLIDTPGHVDFSYEVSRALAAADGALLVVDASQGVQAQTLANVYLALDNNLEILPVINKIDLPSADPAGTKAEIEDDIGIDTSEAVDVSAKSGLGIDRLLEQIVHVIPAPSGDLLAPLQALVFDSKYDPYRGVVLSIRVKEGQVHVGDKIRLMNSQTDYEVTELGVFSPDARPLEELIAGDVGYLTAAIKDIHSARSGDTVTLADRPAAHPLKGYRPMTSMVYAGIYPSDNARYNDLRDALDKLSLNDASLEYEPETSTALGFGFRVGFLGLLHMDVVQERLEREFDLEIVITAPTVTYHVLKSDGSEVDVSNPSELPDASQIKEIREPFVHATIMVPEEFVGPVMELAQAKRGIFITMNYLDKSRVNVEYKIPLSEIIFDFFDKLKSSTKGYASLDYSLDGFVASDLKRIDILLNGDKIDALSFIAYKDFAENRARVVTSKLKETIPRQNFEIPIQAAIGSKIIARTNIKAYRKDVTARIHTGDPDRRAKLLDKQRRGKARMKSVGKVDIPQTAFMSILKNEDDEQYNKGLS, from the coding sequence ATGAGTTCTCTTGAAAAACAATTAGATCGTCAAAAACATATTCGAAACTTTAGTATTGTTGCCCATATTGATCATGGTAAATCCACGATTGCTGACCGCATTTTGGAAATGACGCATACGGTCGCTGAGCGGCAAATGAAGGCTCAGATTCTTGATGATATGCCCTTGGAACGCGAGCGCGGCATCACGATCAAAATGAATGCTGTTGAGGTACATTATGATGCCAAAGATGGCCAACGCTACATCTTTCATCTGATTGATACGCCTGGGCATGTCGATTTTTCCTATGAAGTTTCCCGGGCACTAGCGGCTGCTGATGGTGCTTTATTGGTTGTGGATGCAAGCCAGGGCGTGCAGGCACAGACTTTAGCCAATGTTTATTTGGCTTTAGATAATAATCTGGAAATTCTGCCGGTTATCAATAAGATTGATCTGCCTTCAGCGGATCCGGCCGGTACCAAAGCAGAAATTGAGGATGATATCGGTATTGATACGAGCGAAGCTGTCGATGTCTCAGCTAAAAGCGGCTTAGGCATAGACCGTTTATTGGAACAGATTGTTCATGTAATCCCGGCACCTAGTGGAGATTTATTAGCACCGCTGCAGGCTCTAGTGTTTGATTCAAAATATGACCCTTATCGCGGTGTTGTTTTGTCTATTCGTGTTAAAGAAGGGCAGGTACATGTCGGTGATAAGATTCGTTTGATGAATTCACAGACGGATTATGAAGTGACTGAGTTAGGGGTTTTCTCGCCTGATGCACGTCCTTTAGAGGAATTGATCGCCGGGGATGTCGGCTATTTGACAGCAGCGATTAAAGATATTCACAGCGCTCGTTCTGGTGATACGGTTACCTTGGCAGATCGCCCGGCAGCGCATCCTCTAAAAGGGTACCGGCCGATGACATCCATGGTTTATGCTGGTATTTATCCCAGTGACAACGCTCGTTATAACGATTTGCGCGATGCACTGGACAAATTAAGCTTAAATGATGCCAGCTTGGAATATGAACCGGAAACTTCAACAGCTTTAGGCTTTGGTTTTCGTGTTGGTTTTCTAGGCCTGCTGCACATGGATGTTGTCCAAGAACGTCTGGAACGCGAATTTGATTTGGAAATTGTCATTACAGCGCCGACAGTCACTTACCATGTGCTTAAAAGTGACGGTAGCGAAGTCGATGTTTCCAATCCATCTGAATTACCGGATGCCAGCCAAATTAAAGAAATTCGCGAGCCCTTTGTTCATGCGACAATCATGGTACCCGAGGAATTTGTCGGGCCGGTCATGGAATTAGCTCAGGCCAAACGCGGTATTTTTATCACGATGAATTATCTGGACAAATCGCGTGTCAATGTTGAATATAAAATACCCTTGTCGGAAATTATTTTCGATTTCTTTGACAAACTGAAATCATCGACTAAGGGCTATGCCAGCTTGGATTATAGTTTGGATGGCTTTGTGGCCAGCGATTTAAAACGGATTGATATCCTCTTAAATGGCGATAAAATTGATGCCTTGAGCTTTATTGCATACAAAGATTTTGCCGAGAATCGTGCTCGCGTGGTGACAAGCAAACTAAAAGAGACGATTCCGCGCCAGAATTTTGAGATTCCGATCCAGGCAGCTATTGGATCAAAAATCATCGCGCGGACCAATATTAAGGCTTACCGAAAAGATGTGACGGCCAGAATTCATACAGGAGATCCTGATAGACGTGCTAAATTATTGGACAAGCAGCGTCGAGGCAAAGCGCGTATGAAGTCAGTTGGTAAAGTCGATATTCCGCAGACAGCGTTCATGTCTATTCTGAAAAACGAAGATGATGAGCAATATAATAAGGGGCTTTCGTGA
- a CDS encoding RsmE family RNA methyltransferase produces MTARFFLEDPAEFSREASITQTHNPDVFHHLKDVLRARAGDQVELVAQGAAYLASVSDLTVDRIKFQSITAIAKNPEMPKKITLVLPLLKSDHLDWLIQKATELGCGQIILTNFVYSVAQASKIDRKLPRWKKIIKNAAEQSHRLVLPDLSFQKDYLQTVRLSASQIGLVAWEESAKSGETSNLHASLQKAAQNPAISELVAVLGPEGGISRNEIALLQNAGFICVGLGPRILRAETAPLYLLSAASLLIELS; encoded by the coding sequence ATGACAGCACGTTTTTTTCTTGAAGATCCCGCCGAGTTTAGTAGGGAAGCTTCAATTACACAAACACATAATCCGGATGTTTTTCATCATCTTAAGGATGTTTTGCGTGCTCGTGCTGGCGACCAAGTCGAATTAGTAGCGCAAGGGGCCGCTTATTTGGCATCGGTCAGTGATCTAACGGTTGATCGAATAAAATTCCAAAGCATTACTGCCATTGCTAAGAATCCGGAAATGCCCAAGAAGATAACTTTAGTGCTGCCGCTGCTTAAATCTGATCATCTCGACTGGTTGATACAAAAAGCGACTGAACTTGGATGCGGGCAAATTATCTTGACGAACTTTGTTTATAGTGTGGCTCAGGCTTCTAAAATTGATCGCAAGCTGCCTCGCTGGAAAAAAATTATTAAGAATGCTGCCGAACAGTCGCATCGCTTAGTGCTGCCGGATCTCTCTTTTCAAAAAGATTATCTTCAGACAGTTCGGCTTTCGGCCAGCCAGATTGGCCTTGTTGCCTGGGAAGAAAGCGCTAAATCCGGTGAAACCAGTAACCTGCACGCCTCCTTGCAAAAAGCCGCCCAAAATCCCGCTATTTCAGAGCTTGTGGCGGTATTGGGGCCAGAGGGAGGCATTAGCCGAAACGAAATCGCGCTTCTTCAAAATGCCGGTTTTATTTGTGTTGGTCTTGGTCCCAGAATTCTGCGGGCGGAAACCGCGCCACTTTATTTGCTCTCTGCAGCCAGTCTTTTGATAGAATTGAGCTAA
- a CDS encoding RelA/SpoT family protein yields MAQVENRSFQEVHDVYKSYLPADQVKRIDAAYELAKKMHAGQKRKTGEDYIYHPIQVAGILADLKMDPDTIIAGFLHDVVEDTPETNEEIQAAFGDDVAQIVDGVTKLGRIHYESTEENMAENHRKLLLAMAKDVRVIIVKLADRLHNMRTLQVHRLEKQHRIASETLDIYAPLAHRLGLANIKWELEDLSLRYLDPDEYHRIAKMMHSRREERDADVAAATKQIDKAIADLKIGSYEVTGRPKHIYSIYRKMTDKHKQFSEIYDLLAIRVLVSTVADCYAALGAIHAKWKPLPGRFKDYIALPKPNGYQSLHTTIIGPNGHPLEVQIRTFEMHRVAEFGVAAHWAYKENKGSDKRAKVADSDQQHLNAIQGILELQEGTTNAEQFVDSVKGDLFSDRVYAFTPKGDVFELPVGSKPIDMAFAIHSDVGLHTVGAKVNGKIVPLDYEINTGDIVEIITAQTPKVSRDWLSLVASRRARNKIRAYFRQQDRASNIEGGRQMLEKYLQDKQLPVEEAMTDENLTLAASKMHLFSGEDLLAMIGYGEVSLQQAGNRLTEDIRKKLAEKKAEEVQEALLAGKEDAAKGLIRKGSAPAKKNRPEEDITIAGIDSLLIHLSKCCTPIPGDEITGYITRGRGVTVHRANCPNIKKTLEQNDRIIAIDWNNPDGNRPNYDADLIVTGSDRPGILNDVIRSVNANTHYLNAVSARNEKDGAVIISLTVGVKNVDQLQHIIDAIVGVHDVYEAARAFH; encoded by the coding sequence ATGGCACAAGTTGAGAATCGTTCTTTTCAAGAAGTTCATGATGTGTATAAAAGCTACTTGCCGGCGGATCAGGTCAAACGAATTGACGCAGCATATGAATTAGCAAAGAAGATGCATGCCGGCCAGAAACGCAAGACTGGTGAAGACTATATCTATCACCCGATTCAGGTTGCTGGTATCCTAGCTGATTTGAAAATGGATCCAGATACAATTATTGCTGGCTTTTTGCATGATGTCGTTGAAGATACGCCGGAAACAAATGAAGAAATTCAAGCAGCTTTTGGCGATGATGTCGCTCAAATCGTGGATGGCGTGACAAAATTAGGCCGTATTCACTATGAATCCACCGAAGAAAATATGGCTGAAAACCACCGCAAACTGTTGTTAGCGATGGCCAAAGATGTTCGTGTCATCATTGTGAAACTAGCTGACCGTTTGCATAATATGCGGACCCTGCAGGTTCATCGTTTGGAAAAACAGCACCGGATCGCCAGTGAGACATTGGATATTTATGCGCCCTTGGCTCATCGCTTGGGCCTTGCTAATATCAAATGGGAGCTGGAGGATCTCAGCCTGCGATACTTGGACCCAGACGAGTATCACCGGATTGCCAAAATGATGCATTCTCGCCGTGAGGAAAGGGATGCTGATGTCGCTGCTGCAACCAAACAAATTGATAAAGCGATTGCAGACTTAAAAATCGGTTCATACGAAGTGACCGGTCGTCCTAAACACATCTATTCGATTTATCGTAAGATGACCGATAAGCACAAACAGTTTTCAGAAATCTATGATCTACTGGCTATCCGCGTGCTGGTCAGTACGGTCGCTGATTGTTATGCTGCTTTAGGCGCTATTCATGCCAAGTGGAAGCCGCTTCCGGGACGTTTCAAAGACTATATTGCGCTGCCCAAGCCTAACGGCTATCAATCTCTGCATACGACGATTATTGGGCCAAACGGCCACCCCTTGGAGGTTCAGATCAGAACCTTTGAGATGCACCGCGTTGCCGAATTCGGAGTTGCCGCGCACTGGGCCTATAAAGAGAATAAAGGTTCCGACAAACGCGCCAAGGTTGCTGATTCCGATCAGCAGCATTTAAACGCTATCCAGGGCATTTTGGAATTACAGGAAGGCACCACGAACGCTGAGCAATTTGTTGATTCGGTCAAGGGCGATTTATTCTCTGATCGTGTCTACGCTTTTACGCCTAAAGGGGATGTTTTTGAGCTGCCGGTCGGGTCCAAACCGATTGATATGGCCTTTGCGATTCACTCTGATGTTGGCCTGCATACGGTCGGCGCTAAAGTGAATGGCAAAATAGTTCCTCTGGATTATGAAATCAATACAGGCGATATTGTTGAAATCATTACAGCACAGACACCGAAAGTCTCACGTGACTGGTTGAGTTTGGTTGCCAGCCGTCGTGCTCGCAACAAGATTCGCGCCTACTTCAGACAGCAGGATCGCGCCAGCAATATTGAAGGCGGTCGGCAGATGTTGGAGAAATATCTTCAAGACAAGCAATTGCCTGTTGAAGAAGCTATGACTGATGAGAACTTGACCCTAGCTGCATCTAAAATGCATCTTTTTTCCGGTGAGGATCTATTGGCCATGATCGGTTATGGCGAAGTTTCTTTGCAGCAAGCTGGTAATCGGCTGACAGAAGATATTCGAAAAAAATTGGCCGAAAAGAAAGCTGAAGAGGTTCAAGAAGCTTTACTGGCCGGCAAGGAAGATGCTGCTAAGGGCTTGATTCGCAAGGGCAGTGCTCCTGCAAAAAAGAACCGGCCTGAAGAGGATATTACGATTGCCGGCATCGATTCTTTGCTGATTCACTTGTCTAAGTGTTGTACGCCAATTCCAGGGGATGAAATTACGGGTTACATCACGCGCGGCAGAGGCGTGACGGTGCACCGTGCAAATTGTCCGAATATCAAAAAAACTCTGGAACAAAATGACCGAATTATTGCAATCGATTGGAATAATCCCGATGGCAACCGGCCCAATTACGATGCTGACCTGATTGTGACTGGTTCGGACAGGCCAGGGATTCTCAATGACGTGATTCGTTCGGTCAATGCTAATACTCATTATTTGAACGCTGTATCGGCTCGCAACGAAAAAGATGGTGCTGTGATAATTAGCTTAACTGTCGGTGTAAAGAATGTTGACCAGCTGCAGCATATTATTGATGCCATCGTTGGTGTCCATGATGTTTATGAAGCAGCTCGCGCATTCCATTAA